A single Anopheles maculipalpis chromosome 3RL, idAnoMacuDA_375_x, whole genome shotgun sequence DNA region contains:
- the LOC126564620 gene encoding protein PTCD3 homolog, mitochondrial, with protein MNHLWKSIYRLRLHSRNPAPGYGKVLRSQPASSSSTETGVPKEKIVIPNRIERGPTDILMALSATVGFDPTAPHYKYHDDPYLIPTSNANKKTFALAQEAGRKAAHWIRQENAHLFQHKEADPPVQAFVPTMVYNEESKVETTDLQKLIDSVEVKDAILVYNLLKKSGIEVGDELKQQLLELVCFYNHEDTLPEQFIEERWFRQGTVGRERQRKTWKDFELAEELFHGLETKRPEHYCAMIRGMARFFQVEKAWALYQETIEKGIELDTNTFNSLLHIASFLKESYDKRWDLVCEVMSTMKQQQLRPNLGTLNGILQTVTTIGGYNHPRTYALKTLAEFKKLGIEPSLATWYYMLVIFCRERGPVSHVLHDIMNEIEGKEFTIHDPKDTFFFVTAMDVCRNHLHDKELAKRVNQLLHHGENYNLIGDSYKESIYYRHYFTLLATTEPLESFLDTYHLLVPNVYTPEPSVMEDILRSVEMNTAIEHIPLLWSHMVQFDHTNRENLLNLLLHIMVTSEPSKDDPKHADLVQRFANIAWDMWNRMEERAAAPRATTSTGMAGPMLGDVLLLCARAGDYEKATGVFTKLSKEQNSIVGEPRVDGLREFVNLCITNRAPSVAIQCLQYCSENGYAESVDIGRHIFNSFALDQSQVSKIRSLVGAEAIKPVSPKEDAAGSE; from the coding sequence ATGAATCATTTGTGGAAATCGATATACCGATTACGGTTACACTCGCGCAACCCAGCACCAGGGTACGGAAAAGTGTTAAGAAGTCAGCCGGCTTCTTCATCCTCGACCGAAACCGGTGTCCCCAAAGAGAAGATAGTGATACCGAACCGGATCGAACGTGGGCCAACCGATATATTGATGGCACTTTCCGCCACGGTTGGTTTTGATCCGACTGCACCGCACTACAAATATCATGACGATCCGTACCTGATACCGACCTCGAACGCGAACAAGAAAACGTTCGCCTTGGCACAGGAAGCTGGTCGAAAGGCGGCACACTGGATACGGCAGGAGAACGCACATCTGTTCCAGCACAAGGAAGCTGATCCACCGGTACAAGCGTTCGTACCGACGATGGTGTATAACGAGGAGAGTAAGGTGGAAACGACCGATCTGCAGAAGCTTATAGACAGTGTGGAGGTGAAGGATGCCATTCTCGTCTACAATCTGCTGAAAAAGAGCGGCATAGAGGTTGGGGATGAACTGAAACAACAATTGCTGGAACTGGTGTGCTTTTACAACCACGAAGATACACTTCCGGAACAATTCATCGAGGAGCGTTGGTTCCGTCAGGGTACGGTTGGTCGCGAAAGACAGCGCAAAACGTGGAAAGATTTTGAGCTAGCGGAGGAACTATTTCATGGACTGGAAACGAAACGCCCAGAGCACTACTGTGCCATGATCCGTGGGATGGCTCGCTTCTTCCAGGTAGAAAAAGCATGGGCCCTATACCAGGAAACGATCGAAAAGGGTATCGAGCTGGACACGAACACGTTCAACAGTCTGCTGCACATCGCATCGTTCCTGAAGGAAAGCTACGACAAGCGGTGGGATCTAGTGTGCGAAGTGATGTCCACcatgaagcagcagcaactgcgTCCGAATCTTGGCACGCTTAATGGCATCCTACAGACGgtcacgacaatcggtggatacaATCATCCCCGGACGTACGCGCTGAAAACGCTGGCCGAGTTTAAAAAGCTCGGCATCGAACCATCGCTTGCCACGTGGTACTACATGTTGGTGATTTTCTGTCGCGAACGAGGTCCAGTTAGTCACGTGCTGCACGATATCATGAACGAAATCGAAGGCAAAGAGTTTACCATCCATGATCCGAAGGATACGTTCTTCTTTGTGACGGCGATGGACGTGTGCCGTAATCATCTGCACGACAAGGAGCTTGCCAAACGGGTAAACCAATTGCTTCACCACGGCGAAAACTACAACCTGATCGGGGACTCGTACAAGGAATCGATCTACTATCGACACTATTTCACACTGCTCGCCACCACAGAGCCACTGGAAAGCTTCCTGGACACGTACCATCTGCTCGTGCCGAACGTCTACACGCCGGAACCGTCGGTGATGGAGGACATTTTGCGTTCGGTTGAGATGAACACGGCCATCGAACACATACCGCTGCTGTGGTCACACATGGTACAGTTCGATCATACTAACCGGGAAAATCTACTCAATCTGCTGCTGCACATTATGGTCACGAGCGAACCCTCGAAGGATGACCCAAAGCATGCCGATCTGGTTCAGCGGTTTGCTAACATCGCTTGGGACATGTGGAACCGTATGGAGGAACGTGCCGCTGCACCACGTGCCACTACATCTACCGGTATGGCCGGGCCGATGTTGGGTGATGTTTTGCTACTGTGTGCTCGGGCTGGTGACTACGAGAAGGCTACGGGTGTGTTTACGAAGCTGAGCAAGGAACAGAACTCGATTGTTGGTGAACCGAGGGTGGATGGGCTGCGGGAGTTCGTTAACCTATGCATCACAAACCGAGCCCCGTCGGTAGCGATACAGTGTCTGCAGTACTGTAGCGAGAACGGCTATGCGGAGAGTGTGGATATAGGTCGTCATATATTCAACTCGTTTGCATTGGATCAGTCGCAGGTGTCGAAAATACGCAGCCTGGTCGGTGCGGAAGCGATTAAGCCAGTTAGTCCAAAGGAAGATGCAGCTGGAAGCGAATGA
- the LOC126565510 gene encoding uncharacterized protein LOC126565510 → MSETQFVCDLCGQRYSTFEILMTHNRLKHYHTIKFGCGYCNETFRHEDDLYCHFVLTHHVDPYAKTRCNSSESEAESEVYGSPRDTLIQQAEETCGQMRLISESDDGMESIGSCSGESSDEEASSDLELNYNELYMRRKRSAMTQEEISELTDVFKKSVQSTYSTKLRL, encoded by the exons ATGTCTGAAACGCAA TTTGTGTGCGATCTGTGCGGTCAGCGCTACTCCACGTTCGAGATCCTGATGACGCACAACCGGTTGAAGCACTATCACACGATCAAGTTCGGTTGTGGATACTGCAACGAGACGTTCCGCCATGAGGATGATCTGTACTGCCACTTCGTCCTGACGCATCATGTCGATCCGTACGCAAAGACAAGGTGTAACAGTAGTGAGTCGGAAGCAGAGTCTGAGGTGTACGGTAGTCCGCGGGATACGCTTATCCAACAGGCAGAGGAAACGTGTGGCCAGATGCGTTTGATCAGTGAAAGTGACGATGGAATGGAATCGATTGGTAGCTGCTCGGGTGAGAGTTCGGATGAGGAAGCGAGCAGTGATCTGGAGCTAAACTACAACGAGCTGTACATGAGACGGAAACGCAGTGCTATGACGCAGGAAGAAATATCGGAGCTGACTGACGTGTTTAAGAAGTCGGTCCAGTCGACCTACTCGACGAAGCTGCGATTATAG